Genomic window (Chryseobacterium sp. H1D6B):
ATTGATGTAATGAAAAACCTGAGCAGACTTCAACAAAGCTTTAGTTGGAATACATCCCCAGTTAAGGCAGATTCCTCCTAAATTTTCTTTCTCGATAATTGCAGTTTTGAAACCCAATTGTGCCGCTCTAATTGCTGTAACATATCCACCAGGACCACTTCCGATGACAATAATATCGTAGTTCATTAGTTTAAAATTTTATGCGAATTTAAGGAAAAATATTGGATGTTTCATGTTTCTGTCATTTCGTGTTTGCACGCAGGTGAAAGGATAAATTCATTAAATTATACCTAAAAAAAGAGGACACAAAAGTATTCTCTTTTAATAAATTTTCTTTTAAAGTATCGAATTCATAAAAATCAAATTATAGAATTAATCTATTTGAATTTCAATATTTCGTTTTAAAGGCAGATTTTTTGATGAATTTCCAACTAAAATTCTATAAGTTCCATTTTCTATGACCCAGTTCATTTTTTCATCTAAAAATTTTAATTCTTCCACCGGCACTTCTATGGTGATCTGTTTTGATTCTCCAGGTTTCAAATATAC
Coding sequences:
- a CDS encoding fibronectin type III-like domain-contianing protein, translated to MKNTGSQSGSEVVQLYVKDLLASVSRPVIELKGFQKVYLKPGESKQITIEVPVEELKFLDEKMNWVIENGTYRILVGNSSKNLPLKRNIEIQID